CCGCCCGCGGGGACGATGGACCCCGAGCTGCGCGCGGCCATCGGGCGGATCGCCCGGGTGCCGCAGCTCCTGGTCGCCTGCGACTACGACGGCACGCTCGCCCCGATCGTCGAGGACCCGAGCAAGGCCGTGCCGCTGCCGGAGTCGGTGGCCGCGGTCCGCGCGCTGGCCGCGCTGCCGCAGACCACCGTCGCGGTGGTCTCCGGTCGCGCGCTGCGCGACCTGGCGGCGCTGTCCCGGCTGCCCAGCGAGGTCCACCTGGTCGGCAGCCACGGCTCCGAGTTCGACATCGGGTTCGTGGAGCGACTCTCCCCCGAGCTGGTCGCCGTGCGCACCCGGCTGCGCGACGCGCTGCGCGAGATCGCCACCGCCCACCCGGGCGTACGGCTGGAGCGCAAGCCGGCCAGCGTCGCGGTGCACACCCGCGGGGTCGACCCGCAGGTCGCCGCCGCCGCCATCGAGGCGGTCCGCAGTGGCCCCGCCACCTGGGAGGACGTCACCGTCACCCAGGGCAAGGAGGTCATCGAACTGTCGGTGGTCGCCACCCACAAGGGCACCGCCGTCGACCAGCTGCGCACCCAGCTCTCGGCCAGCGCGGTGCTCTTCATCGGCGACGACGTCACCGACGAGAACGCCTTCGGCAACCTGCACGGCCCGGACGTCGGCATCAAGATCGGCCCCGGCGACACCCAGGCCCACTACCGGGTCGCCGAGCCGATCGAGGCCGCCCGCGCGCTCGGGCTGCTGCTGGAGACCCGCCGGCACTGGCTCTTCGGCGAGCGGGCCGTCCCGATCGAGCGGCACTCGATGCTGGCCAACGGCCGGACCGTCGCGCTGCTCACCCCCGAGGCCAAGGTCAGCTGGCTCTGCCACCCCAAGCCCGACTCGGCGGCGATCTTCGCCGACCTGGTCGGCGGCAGCCCGGCCGGCCACTTCACCGTCGGCCCGGAGCGCGGCGGCATCCCGCTGGGGCAGCGCTACCGCAACGGCACGATGACCGTGGAGACCCGCTGGTCCGGCCTGACCGTCACCGACTGGCTCGACCTGCCCGCCCGGGAGACCACCCCGGACGGCCCGGCGATCATCACCGGCGACTCGACCCTGGTACGGGTGCTCACCGGCTCCGGCAAGGCCCGGATCGAGTTCGCCCCGCGGCCCGAGTTCGGCCAGGTCGCCACGCAGCTCCAGCCGATGGACGACGGCCTGCTGGTGCTCGGCTCCAACGAGCCGGCCGCGCTCTACGCCCCCGGCGTGGAGTGGGAGATCAGCAACGACGGCGGCTACGAGACCGCCAAGGCGGTGGTGGACCTGCGCGCGGCCGGCGGGCAGGTCGTGCTGGAGCTGCGCTTCGGCACGCACAGCCTGGAGCACCACACCGACTCGATCCACGACCGGCAGGCCGCCGCCGAGCAGCCCTGGAAGGACTGGGTGGCCTCGCTGCGGCTGCCGACCACCGCCCGGGACCTGGTCGCCCGCAGCGCGCTCACGCTGCGCGGGCTCTGTCACGAGGCGACCGGCTCGATCCTGGCGGCGGCGACCACCTCGCTGCCGGAGGAGCTGGGCGGCGTCCGGAACTGGGACTACCGGTACTGCTGGCTGCGCGACGCGGCGATGACCGCGCGGGCGCTGGTCGACCTCGGCTCGATCGAAGAGGCCGAGGCGCTGCTGCGCTGGGTGGACGGCTGCATCGAGCGCACCGGCGGGCACCCGGAACGGCTGCACCCGCTCTACACCGTGGACGGCTACGAGCTGGGCGCCGAGGCGGTCATCGACACCCTGCCCGGGTACGCCGGCTCCCGGCCGGTCCGGGTCGGCAACCTCGCCAACCACCAGCTCCAGCTCGACGTCTTCGGCCCGATCGCCGACCTGATCGCCGCCGTGGCCGACGCCCGGGGCTCGGTCCGCGAGGACGAGTGGCGGGTGCTGGAGAACATGGTCGAGGCGGTGCGCCGCCGCTGGCACGAGCCCGACCACGGCATCTGGGAGGCCCGCCTGCCTCCCCGGCACCACATCTTCTCCAAGGTGATGTGCTGGATGACCGTGGACCGGGCGCTGCACGTGATGCGTCAGCACGGCGGCGAGGACCGGCCCGAGTGGGTCGAGCTGCGCGACCGGATCGGCGCGAACGTGCTGGAGAACGGCTGGCACGAGGAGGTCGAGGCGTACAGCGTCGCGTACGGCGACGAGGACATGGACGCCTCCTCGCTCTGGATCGGCCTGTCCGGGCTGCTCCCGGGCGACGACCCGCGCTTCCTCTCCACGGTGCTGCGGATCGAGGCGGACCTGCGCAGCGGCCCGGTCGTCTACCGGTACCACTGGGACGACGGCCTGCCCGGCCGGGAGGGCGGCTTCCACATCTGCACGGCGTGGCTGATCGAGGCGTACCTGCGCACCGGTCGCCGCACCGACGCCGAGGAGCTGTTCGCCCAGATGGTCGACACCGCCGGCCCCACCGGCCTGCTCCCCGAGCAGTACGACCCGCTCGCCGAGCGCGGGCTGGGCAACCACCCGCAGGCGTACAGCCACCTCGGCCTGATCCGCTGCGCCCTGCTCCTGGACAACATGCTCAAGCAGTGAGCCGACCGACGACGGCGGCCCCGGACCTCCCGGTCCGGGGCCGCCGTCGCACCCGGGTAGATCCACTCCGTTTGCGGCGTGTCGCGGTGACCTGACGCGCGGAGACCGCGGCCCGCCGCAAACGGCGGAGGGTGGACGGGTCAGGTGTCGAGCGCCCCCACGACGGAGCCGATCACCACGATGGCGGGTGGACGCAGACCGGCGGCGGCCACGTCCGCCGCCACCGTGCCGAGCGTCGAGCGCAGGGTCCGCTGGGCGCCGGTGGTGCCCTCCTGGATCACCGCGACCGGGGTGGCCGGGTCCTTGCCGTGCCCGGTCAGGGTGTCGGCGATGGCGGCGAGGTTCTTCAGCCCCATCAGCACCACCAGGGTGCCGCGCAGGCCGGCGAGGGCCGGCCACCGCACCAGCGAGGCCGGCGAGTCCGGCGCGACGTGCCCGGAGACGACGGTGAACTCGTGCGCCACCGCGCGGTGGGTGACCGGGACACCGGCCACCGCCGGCACGGCGATCGCGCTGGTCACCCCCGGGACGACGGTCACCGGCACCCCCGCCTCGGCGCAGGCGAGCAGTTCCTCGCCGCCGCGGCCGAAGACGTACGGGTCGCCGCCCTTGAGGCGTACCACGAAGTTGCCGGCCAGCGCCCGCTCGACCAGGATCCGGTTGATCTCCTCCTGGGCCCGGGACGGCCCGTACGGGATCTTGGAGGCGTCGACCAGCTCCACGTCGGGGCGCAGCTCGTCCAGGAGCAGCCCGGGGACGAGGCGGTCGGCGACCACCACGTCCGCCTCGGTGAGCAACCGCCAGCCCTTGACGGTGATCAGCTCCGGGTCGCCCGGGCCGGCACCGACCAGCGCCACCCGACCGGGGGCGGCCCCGGTGGGCGCCTGCGGGGCCGTCGCGGCGAGACCGGTGCGGACGTTGAGCAGGTCGCGTACCGCGTCGCGCACGCTCATCGCCCGGCGCGGGTCCCCGCCGCCGAGCACCGCGACGGTGACCGGGCCGTGCCGGGTGACCGCCGGGGTCCAGGCGGTGGCGGCGGCGCGGTCGTCGGCCCGGACGCAGAAGATCTTCCGCTCGGCGGCGGCGGCGCTGACCGACGCGGCGGCGAGCGGGTCGTCGACGGCTACCTGCACCAGCCAGGCCCCGTCGAGGTCGTCCGGGACGAACCGGCGCCGCGCCCAGTGCACCCGCCCGGCGTCGACGTGCCCGTGCAGGGCGGGGGTCAGCTCCGGGGCGACGAGGAAGACGTCCGCGCCCGCGTCGAGCAGCGCCGGCACCCGGCGGGTGGCGACCGCTCCCCCGCCCACCACGACCACCCGCCGGCCGGCCAACCGCAGGCCGAGGGGGTAGGGATTGACCGTCACTTCTCCGAGACCCCCGCCGAGTCGAAGGTGGCGACCTCGTGCAGCACCCGCACCGCGCCGGTGACCACCGGCAGCGCCAGCAGCGCCCCGGTCCCCTCGCCCAGGCGCAGCCCGAGGTCGATCAGCGGGTCCAGCCCGAGGTGCCGCAGCGCGACGGTGGCGCCCGGCTCGGCCGAGCGGTGCCCGGCGACCATCGCGCCGACCGCGTCCGGCGCCAGGGCCGCCGCGACGAGCGCGGCGCTCGCCGCGATCACCCCGTCCAGCAGCACCGGCACGCGGCGCGCGGCGGCGCCGAGGACCAGGCCGGCCAGCGCCGCGTGCTCCAGGCCGCCGACGGCGGCCAGCACGCCCAGCGGGTCGGCCGGGTCGGGCTCGTGGCGGCGCAGCGCGGCCCGCACCACGCCGACCTTGCGCCGGTACGTCTCGTCGTCCACCCCGGTGCCGCGTCCGGTCGCCTCGGCCGGGTCGACCCCGGTGAGGGCGGCGATCAACGCGGCCGACGGGGTGGTGTTGGCGATGCCCATGTCGCCGGTGAGCAGGATCCCCGCCCCGGCGTCGACCAGCTCACCGGCGATGCGGATGCCGGTCTCGACCGCCGCGCGGGCCTCGTCGCGGGTGAGGGCGGCGGTGACGGTCATGTCCCGGGTGCCCCGGCGGACGTTGGCCTCGACCAGCCGGGGACCGTCCCGCTCGGCGTCGGGGTCGACCGGGAGCGCGGTGGCGACGCCGACGTCGACCACGGTGACCGACGCGCCGGCCTGCCGGGCGAACGCGTTGACCACCGCGCCACCGGCCAGGAAGTTGCCGATCATCTGGGCGGTGACCTCCTGCGGCCAGGGGGTCACCCCCTGGGCGTGCACGCCGTGGTCCCCGGCGAAGATCGCCACCGCGGCCGGCTCGGGCAGCGGCGGCGGGCAGGTCCCGGCCAGCCCGGCCAGGCGTACGGAGAGCTCCTCCAGGGCGCCGAGGGAGCCGGCGGGCTTGGTCAGCCGCCCCTGGAGGTCCCGGGCGGCGGCCATCGCCGGTTCGTCGGGCGGTCGGATCGCCGCGATGGTGGTCTCCAGCATCATGCCTCCAGGATCTCGGCCAGTACCTCGGTGAACGCGTCGGAGGTGGCCGGGTCGCGCACGGCCACCCGCAGCCAGTCCGGGCCCAGGCCGGGGAAGGTGTCCCCGCGCCGGACCGCCCAGCCGCGCTCGCGCAGCGTCTCGCGCACCCGGTCCGCGCCGGCCAGGTGGATCAGAACGAAGGCGCTGGCCGGGCGGCCCGCCACGCGTACCCCGGGCAGGGCCGACAGGCGGGCGACCAGGTGGTCGCGGTCGGCGGCGAGCCGGGCGGCGATCGCGCGCTCGGCGGCGACGGCGGCCGGCGCGGCGATGGCCGTGGCGGCGGCGAGCGCCGGAGTGGAGACCGCCCAGAGCGGCTGGCCGGCGGCGAACCGCGCCAGCAGGGCGGGCTCACCGAGCAGGTAGCCGATCCGCAGGCCGGCCAGGCCCCAGGTCTTGGTGAGGCTGCGGACCACGACCAGGCCGGGCAGGTCGCGCCGGCCGGCGAGGGACTCCGGCTCGCCCTCGACGCCCGGGGCGAGCGTGGTGTCGGCGAACGCCTCGTCCACCACGAGCACCCGGCCGGGCCGGGCCAGCGCGGCCAGGTCGGCGGCGGGGTGCAGCACCGAGGTGGGGTTGGTCGGGTTGCCGATCATGACGAGGTCGGCGTCGTCGGGCACCCGCGCGGGGTCGAGGCGGAAGCCGTCGGCCGGGTCGAGCAGCACCCGCTCGACGGAGTGCCCGGCGGCCCGCAGCGCGGCCTCCGGCTCGGTGAACTGCGGGTGCACCACCACCGGGCGGCGTACCCCGGCCAGGGCGCGGGCGATCAGCACGAAGCCCTCGGCGGCGCCGGCGGTGAGCAGCACCTCCTCCGGGGGGCGGCCGTGCCGGGCCGCCACGGCCGCCCGGGCGGGGCGCGGGTCCGGGTACGCGGTCAGGTCGGCCAGCGAGGCGGTGAGCGGGTCGGCCAGCCAGTCCGGCATCTCGTCGCGGCGGACGTTGACGGCCAGGTCGACCAGGCCGGGGGTCGCCTCGGCGTCCCCGTGGTGGCCGAGGTCCGGTTCGTCCCCGGGCGTCCGGTCCGGCCCGACAGCGGCCGGTGCGGCGGACGGCTCGTCCGGCCCGACGGCGGCCCGTGCGGCGGACGGCTCGTCCGGCCCGACGGTGGCCGGGCCGGGGGCCGGCGCTCCTCCGGCGGCCGGCGCCGCCCCGATCAGTTGCCCACGCATGTCCGCGATCCTGCCGGGAAGCCGCCGTACGGGACAGCGGATCCCGGCGTGGGACGCGTCACCACCGCCGAACCCTCCGGCCCGTTTATGAATTCTTCTCATTTCCGAATCGGAAATGTCATAACTTGACCCCGTGAGCAACCGACCCCTTGCTGCCGCTGGTCGTTCCGTTCCGCTCCTGCGTGCCGGCCTGATCGCCGGCCTCGTCGTGGCCGCCCTCGCCTACCCGCTGGCCGCCGTCACCGGCATCGGCGCGAAGGCCACCGCGCACGCCATGGAACAGAAGACGGACATCCTGCGCACCGCGATGCCGGCCGAGACGTCGTACCTCTACGCCCCCGACGGCAAGACGATCCTGACCATGTTCTACGAGGAGTACCGGCAGTACACGAAGCTGTCGGACATGTCGCCGCACATCCAGCAGGCGATCGTCGCCGCCGAGGACAACCGCTTCTACCAGCACCACGGCGTCGACCCGAAGGGCGTCGCCCGCGCCTTCGTGGCCAACGCCCGCTCCAGCGGCGTCTCCCAGGGCGCCTCCACGCTGACCATGCAGTACGTGCGGATGGCGCTGCGCGACAGCGCCAAAACCCCGAAGGAGGTCCAGGAGGCCACCCAGCAGACCAGCCTGCGCAAGGTCAAGGAGATGCGGATGGCACTGGACATCGAGAAGGAGCTCACCAAGGAACAGATCATGG
This genomic interval from Micromonospora coxensis contains the following:
- the otsB gene encoding trehalose-phosphatase, with the protein product MDPELRAAIGRIARVPQLLVACDYDGTLAPIVEDPSKAVPLPESVAAVRALAALPQTTVAVVSGRALRDLAALSRLPSEVHLVGSHGSEFDIGFVERLSPELVAVRTRLRDALREIATAHPGVRLERKPASVAVHTRGVDPQVAAAAIEAVRSGPATWEDVTVTQGKEVIELSVVATHKGTAVDQLRTQLSASAVLFIGDDVTDENAFGNLHGPDVGIKIGPGDTQAHYRVAEPIEAARALGLLLETRRHWLFGERAVPIERHSMLANGRTVALLTPEAKVSWLCHPKPDSAAIFADLVGGSPAGHFTVGPERGGIPLGQRYRNGTMTVETRWSGLTVTDWLDLPARETTPDGPAIITGDSTLVRVLTGSGKARIEFAPRPEFGQVATQLQPMDDGLLVLGSNEPAALYAPGVEWEISNDGGYETAKAVVDLRAAGGQVVLELRFGTHSLEHHTDSIHDRQAAAEQPWKDWVASLRLPTTARDLVARSALTLRGLCHEATGSILAAATTSLPEELGGVRNWDYRYCWLRDAAMTARALVDLGSIEEAEALLRWVDGCIERTGGHPERLHPLYTVDGYELGAEAVIDTLPGYAGSRPVRVGNLANHQLQLDVFGPIADLIAAVADARGSVREDEWRVLENMVEAVRRRWHEPDHGIWEARLPPRHHIFSKVMCWMTVDRALHVMRQHGGEDRPEWVELRDRIGANVLENGWHEEVEAYSVAYGDEDMDASSLWIGLSGLLPGDDPRFLSTVLRIEADLRSGPVVYRYHWDDGLPGREGGFHICTAWLIEAYLRTGRRTDAEELFAQMVDTAGPTGLLPEQYDPLAERGLGNHPQAYSHLGLIRCALLLDNMLKQ
- the cobT gene encoding nicotinate-nucleotide--dimethylbenzimidazole phosphoribosyltransferase, with amino-acid sequence MLETTIAAIRPPDEPAMAAARDLQGRLTKPAGSLGALEELSVRLAGLAGTCPPPLPEPAAVAIFAGDHGVHAQGVTPWPQEVTAQMIGNFLAGGAVVNAFARQAGASVTVVDVGVATALPVDPDAERDGPRLVEANVRRGTRDMTVTAALTRDEARAAVETGIRIAGELVDAGAGILLTGDMGIANTTPSAALIAALTGVDPAEATGRGTGVDDETYRRKVGVVRAALRRHEPDPADPLGVLAAVGGLEHAALAGLVLGAAARRVPVLLDGVIAASAALVAAALAPDAVGAMVAGHRSAEPGATVALRHLGLDPLIDLGLRLGEGTGALLALPVVTGAVRVLHEVATFDSAGVSEK
- the cobA gene encoding uroporphyrinogen-III C-methyltransferase — protein: MTVNPYPLGLRLAGRRVVVVGGGAVATRRVPALLDAGADVFLVAPELTPALHGHVDAGRVHWARRRFVPDDLDGAWLVQVAVDDPLAAASVSAAAAERKIFCVRADDRAAATAWTPAVTRHGPVTVAVLGGGDPRRAMSVRDAVRDLLNVRTGLAATAPQAPTGAAPGRVALVGAGPGDPELITVKGWRLLTEADVVVADRLVPGLLLDELRPDVELVDASKIPYGPSRAQEEINRILVERALAGNFVVRLKGGDPYVFGRGGEELLACAEAGVPVTVVPGVTSAIAVPAVAGVPVTHRAVAHEFTVVSGHVAPDSPASLVRWPALAGLRGTLVVLMGLKNLAAIADTLTGHGKDPATPVAVIQEGTTGAQRTLRSTLGTVAADVAAAGLRPPAIVVIGSVVGALDT
- the cobC gene encoding Rv2231c family pyridoxal phosphate-dependent protein CobC yields the protein MRGQLIGAAPAAGGAPAPGPATVGPDEPSAARAAVGPDEPSAAPAAVGPDRTPGDEPDLGHHGDAEATPGLVDLAVNVRRDEMPDWLADPLTASLADLTAYPDPRPARAAVAARHGRPPEEVLLTAGAAEGFVLIARALAGVRRPVVVHPQFTEPEAALRAAGHSVERVLLDPADGFRLDPARVPDDADLVMIGNPTNPTSVLHPAADLAALARPGRVLVVDEAFADTTLAPGVEGEPESLAGRRDLPGLVVVRSLTKTWGLAGLRIGYLLGEPALLARFAAGQPLWAVSTPALAAATAIAAPAAVAAERAIAARLAADRDHLVARLSALPGVRVAGRPASAFVLIHLAGADRVRETLRERGWAVRRGDTFPGLGPDWLRVAVRDPATSDAFTEVLAEILEA